The Ruficoccus amylovorans genome has a segment encoding these proteins:
- a CDS encoding LptF/LptG family permease produces the protein MSLLDRYVFSEWLKIFVLALAATLGILLLERLYDDLPDFIGWGATTWEVLKYFGLYTPSFLPTIIPISLLISLLFSLGNLHRNNEIVAMRSAGMNLWRITRSLWVAGAVLSALLLYLNARLVPWSVEQSRILKDNLHFASEEERVDKRYIGNIPLLCFDNQSEGRMWFMNNFSEYSYEGFGINVYQHDAYGRETGRVMAREGYFDDVDNHWVFIDGRDQKIDPASGEVYFSRPFEKKAYPDFTEDPVLMKTLSKKPQDLSYFELEMLLDKIPVESNPKMKSYEIRLMNILASPFRCLVVVGIAIPFAVAGVRTNPLVGVSKSVGLFVLYYVISSISRLLGEQELIPLAISAWLPLVLMLGLSVHLFRKVS, from the coding sequence ATGAGCCTGCTTGACCGTTACGTCTTTTCCGAGTGGCTGAAAATCTTCGTGCTGGCGCTGGCGGCCACCCTGGGGATTCTGCTGCTGGAGCGCCTCTACGACGACCTGCCCGACTTCATCGGCTGGGGGGCGACGACGTGGGAGGTGCTCAAGTACTTCGGGCTCTACACCCCGAGCTTCCTGCCGACGATCATCCCGATCAGCCTGCTCATTTCGCTGCTGTTTTCCCTGGGTAATCTTCACCGCAACAACGAGATCGTCGCCATGCGCTCGGCCGGGATGAACCTCTGGCGCATCACCCGCAGCCTGTGGGTGGCCGGGGCCGTACTCTCGGCCCTGCTGCTGTACCTGAACGCCCGGCTCGTCCCCTGGTCGGTCGAGCAGAGCCGCATCCTCAAGGACAACCTCCACTTCGCCTCCGAGGAGGAGCGCGTGGACAAGCGCTACATCGGCAACATCCCCCTGCTGTGCTTCGACAACCAAAGCGAAGGCCGCATGTGGTTCATGAACAATTTCAGCGAGTACTCCTATGAGGGCTTCGGCATCAACGTGTACCAGCACGACGCCTACGGCCGCGAGACGGGCCGCGTCATGGCCCGCGAAGGCTACTTCGACGACGTGGACAACCACTGGGTCTTTATCGACGGGCGCGACCAGAAAATCGACCCCGCCAGCGGCGAGGTTTATTTCTCCCGGCCCTTTGAAAAGAAAGCCTACCCGGATTTCACCGAAGACCCGGTGCTGATGAAGACCCTGAGCAAGAAGCCGCAGGACCTTTCCTACTTCGAGCTGGAAATGCTGCTGGACAAGATCCCGGTCGAGTCCAACCCGAAAATGAAGTCCTACGAGATTCGCCTCATGAACATTCTGGCCAGCCCCTTCCGGTGCCTGGTCGTGGTGGGCATCGCCATCCCCTTTGCGGTGGCCGGGGTGCGGACCAACCCGCTCGTCGGCGTGTCAAAATCGGTCGGGCTCTTCGTCCTGTACTACGTGATCTCCAGCATCAGCCGCCTCCTCGGCGAGCAGGAACTGATCCCGCTGGCCATCTCGGCCTGGCTGCCGCTCGTGCTCATGCTTGGGCTCTCCGTCCACCTCTTCCGCAAGGTCTCCTGA
- the mtaB gene encoding tRNA (N(6)-L-threonylcarbamoyladenosine(37)-C(2))-methylthiotransferase MtaB, whose amino-acid sequence MSTSAQDQRRPRASLHTLGCRLNQSETLALREKLVEAGYEIVPFGQEADLGIINTCTVTAQADSKCRQTIRNFIKRNPEAFTAVVGCYSQMGAKEVASIEGVDLIVGNQDKLGVLDYIGDGEKNDLPVIVREKIDRRDFTMNFAGERPFNQRANLKVQDGCDFVCSFCIIPFARGRARSRDLADLMREVDSQVSRGVRELVLTGVNIGTYDNSGLDILGLVDALDRVDGLDRIRISSIEPTTVPWALFERMADPAHALLPYLHLPLQSGSDKVLEQMRRRYDATAWADFVQRAAEAVPDLFVGTDVMVGFPGETEEDFQDSCRLLLDNPVAWAHVFTYSEREGTLAARRDDHVPMRERHRRSARLRALAERLRQRWHEAHLGREMRVLFEDPREGIAPGLTDNYVRVVVPMPDPVSVRNRLGRVRLQRVSADFVEGELVEVLG is encoded by the coding sequence ATGAGCACGTCCGCCCAAGACCAGCGCCGCCCGCGCGCCAGCCTGCACACGCTCGGTTGCCGACTCAACCAGAGCGAGACGCTGGCGCTGCGCGAAAAGCTGGTCGAAGCGGGCTACGAGATCGTGCCCTTCGGGCAGGAGGCCGACCTCGGGATCATCAACACCTGCACCGTCACCGCGCAGGCCGACTCGAAGTGCCGCCAGACCATCCGCAACTTCATCAAGCGCAACCCGGAAGCCTTCACCGCCGTGGTCGGGTGCTACTCGCAGATGGGCGCAAAAGAGGTGGCCTCCATCGAAGGAGTGGACTTGATCGTGGGCAATCAGGACAAGCTCGGCGTCCTCGACTACATCGGCGACGGCGAGAAAAACGATCTGCCCGTCATTGTGCGGGAAAAAATCGACCGCCGCGATTTTACCATGAATTTCGCCGGGGAGCGGCCCTTCAACCAGCGGGCCAACCTCAAAGTGCAGGACGGCTGCGACTTCGTGTGCTCGTTTTGCATTATCCCCTTTGCCCGGGGGCGGGCGCGCAGCCGCGACCTGGCCGACCTCATGCGCGAGGTGGACAGTCAGGTCTCGCGCGGGGTACGCGAACTCGTCCTCACCGGCGTCAACATCGGCACCTACGACAACTCCGGCCTCGACATCCTCGGGCTGGTCGATGCCCTCGACCGGGTGGACGGTCTCGACCGCATCCGCATCAGCAGCATCGAGCCAACCACCGTGCCGTGGGCGCTTTTCGAGCGGATGGCCGACCCGGCACACGCCCTCCTGCCCTACCTGCACCTGCCCCTCCAGAGCGGTTCGGACAAGGTTTTAGAGCAAATGCGCCGCCGCTACGACGCGACCGCCTGGGCGGACTTCGTCCAGCGCGCGGCCGAGGCTGTGCCGGATCTCTTTGTCGGGACGGACGTCATGGTCGGCTTTCCGGGTGAGACCGAGGAAGACTTTCAGGACAGTTGCCGCCTGCTTTTGGACAATCCCGTGGCCTGGGCGCACGTCTTTACCTACTCTGAACGCGAAGGCACCCTCGCCGCCCGCCGGGACGACCACGTCCCGATGCGCGAACGGCACAGGCGCTCCGCCCGCCTGCGGGCGCTGGCCGAACGTCTCCGCCAACGCTGGCACGAGGCACACCTGGGCCGCGAAATGCGTGTGCTCTTTGAAGACCCGCGCGAGGGCATCGCCCCGGGCCTGACCGACAACTACGTGCGCGTGGTGGTCCCCATGCCCGACCCGGTCTCGGTCCGCAACCGCCTCGGGCGCGTCCGCCTGCAACGCGTCAGTGCGGATTTCGTCGAGGGCGAGTTGGTCGAAGTGCTGGGGTAG
- a CDS encoding sodium:calcium symporter — protein sequence MEAVECKALMSCSGSQEGWNSRLGVILAVAGSAVGLGNFLRFPGQAAEHGGGAFMIAYVISFLIIGLPMCWSEWTLGRHGGSKGFNSCPGIFNAIWRSPAAKYVGIIGVLIPVIIYMYYVNIEAWCLGYAVNFLAGNLDFDSAKESTGWWASFIGAGENGAALVGGAKEGMGPLQGVGVYLLAVFALNFLLIYRGVSGGIELFCKVAVPTLVVLALVVLIRVMTLGAPDPAEPAENVNNGLGFLWNPNKTFFEETDPATGEVVYKREVVDKHLIAEFRQQAAQDPERYTVREVSIWTQLANPQLWLAAAGQIFFSLSVGFGVIITYSSYMRKDDDIVLSGLAATSANEFCEVALGGLITVPAAVAFIGVAGLSGIGLSTFDLGFKVLPLVFSEMPLGNVFGFLWFFLLFLAAMTSSISMLQPGIAFIEEAFKTDRKRSTAILGFVTAVGSAFVVYFSADAKALDTLDFWAANFLIFVLATIQIIMFGWIFGVDRGLSEASRGAAIRIPRIYRFVIKFLCPLFLITVFVLWVLTSVFGLNLTSGESELSSYIVDLFVEPNVAAWLSVGLMATLGVAFLLIVSTVQRYKDYQKQEADS from the coding sequence ATGGAAGCTGTTGAATGCAAGGCACTCATGTCTTGTTCCGGCTCACAGGAAGGGTGGAATTCCCGGCTCGGTGTCATCCTCGCGGTGGCGGGCAGCGCGGTTGGACTGGGGAATTTCCTGCGCTTTCCCGGTCAGGCGGCCGAGCATGGCGGTGGGGCGTTCATGATCGCCTACGTGATTTCGTTTTTGATTATCGGTCTGCCGATGTGCTGGTCGGAATGGACGCTGGGGCGGCACGGCGGAAGCAAGGGCTTCAACTCCTGCCCCGGTATTTTCAATGCCATCTGGCGCAGCCCGGCGGCCAAATACGTGGGCATCATCGGGGTGCTGATCCCGGTTATCATCTACATGTACTACGTCAATATCGAGGCGTGGTGCCTGGGCTACGCGGTCAATTTTCTGGCCGGTAATCTCGACTTTGATTCGGCGAAGGAATCGACGGGCTGGTGGGCCAGCTTTATCGGTGCCGGGGAAAATGGGGCGGCCCTCGTTGGCGGGGCCAAGGAGGGAATGGGGCCGCTGCAAGGGGTGGGCGTGTACCTGCTGGCGGTTTTTGCCCTGAATTTCCTGCTCATCTACCGGGGTGTTTCCGGGGGGATCGAGCTGTTCTGCAAGGTGGCCGTGCCGACGCTGGTGGTGCTGGCGCTGGTCGTGCTGATCCGGGTGATGACGTTGGGCGCGCCTGATCCCGCTGAGCCGGCCGAGAACGTCAACAACGGCCTCGGTTTTCTCTGGAACCCGAACAAAACCTTTTTCGAGGAGACCGATCCGGCAACCGGGGAGGTGGTCTATAAGCGCGAGGTGGTGGACAAGCACCTGATCGCGGAATTTCGCCAGCAGGCCGCGCAAGACCCGGAGCGTTACACGGTCAGGGAGGTCTCGATCTGGACCCAGCTGGCCAATCCGCAGCTCTGGCTGGCCGCCGCCGGGCAGATATTTTTCTCCCTCTCGGTCGGCTTCGGGGTGATTATCACGTACTCCAGCTACATGCGCAAGGACGACGACATCGTGCTCAGCGGCCTGGCGGCCACCAGCGCGAACGAGTTTTGCGAAGTGGCGCTCGGGGGGTTGATTACCGTCCCGGCGGCGGTCGCTTTCATCGGGGTGGCCGGGCTGTCCGGTATCGGCCTGAGCACGTTCGACCTAGGCTTTAAGGTGCTCCCGCTGGTGTTTTCGGAAATGCCCTTGGGGAATGTGTTCGGCTTTCTGTGGTTTTTCCTCCTCTTCCTGGCGGCCATGACCAGTTCGATTTCGATGCTCCAGCCGGGGATCGCGTTTATCGAGGAGGCGTTCAAGACCGACCGTAAGCGTTCGACCGCGATCCTGGGGTTTGTCACGGCGGTGGGCAGCGCGTTTGTGGTGTACTTCAGCGCGGACGCCAAGGCGCTCGACACGCTGGATTTCTGGGCGGCGAACTTCCTCATCTTCGTGCTGGCCACGATCCAGATCATCATGTTCGGCTGGATCTTCGGGGTGGACCGCGGGCTGTCCGAAGCCAGTCGGGGGGCGGCCATCCGCATCCCGCGTATTTACCGGTTCGTTATCAAGTTCCTGTGCCCGCTGTTTCTGATTACAGTTTTTGTGCTCTGGGTGCTGACCAGCGTCTTTGGCCTCAATCTCACCAGTGGCGAATCCGAGCTGAGCAGCTACATCGTGGACCTGTTTGTCGAGCCGAACGTTGCCGCCTGGCTCAGTGTCGGGCTGATGGCGACGCTCGGGGTGGCCTTTTTGCTCATCGTTTCAACCGTCCAGCGCTACAAGGACTACCAGAAGCAGGAGGCCGACTCATGA
- a CDS encoding Hpt domain-containing protein gives MSDQLIAQESALFSLSPELELLDQEQIDLLTEASESDPAFMREIVDTFRGESGSKLEQIATSAAAHDPSALRPGIHFIAGSAANTGLLRLSELCRRIEEQIDGGVFTAYDAVPALVRFEHDRALEAIERKIG, from the coding sequence ATGTCGGACCAGCTCATCGCCCAGGAATCAGCACTTTTCTCACTCTCTCCGGAGCTGGAGCTCCTTGATCAGGAACAGATAGACCTGCTCACGGAAGCTTCCGAGAGCGATCCGGCCTTCATGCGCGAAATCGTGGATACCTTCCGGGGCGAATCCGGCTCCAAGCTTGAACAAATCGCAACCAGCGCAGCCGCCCATGACCCCTCGGCCCTGCGACCAGGCATCCACTTCATCGCGGGCAGCGCCGCCAACACCGGCCTGCTGCGCCTCTCCGAGCTTTGCCGCCGCATCGAGGAGCAGATTGACGGCGGGGTCTTCACCGCCTACGACGCCGTTCCCGCGCTGGTAAGGTTCGAGCACGACCGCGCCCTCGAAGCCATCGAGCGCAAAATCGGCTAG
- a CDS encoding choice-of-anchor M domain-containing protein — protein sequence MKQQHLLFSLGLLFSAASAQAEVSLTSGHADLGLGEGSNLELHLHIHGIGEVEPDEAVIVVPNSSYVFANSNGGRPAGSDWDQIGVDAGQSFWYLPQSGSGQGSASALGAPHLGIGGEEITLGAFDGNSFTLTLTGAAMPEGGNFSLWQDGLSPVFYMSTVDGISAADAFTLDLDNSDHVHANWGFTQAGIYELTFTVSAYVEGIEQSDTATFTFNVVPEPSTYAALAGAAALGLVLLRRRTQRENRSTSTRQG from the coding sequence ATGAAGCAGCAACATCTTCTTTTCTCACTGGGTCTTTTGTTCTCAGCCGCGTCCGCGCAGGCGGAAGTCAGCCTTACCTCCGGCCACGCCGACCTCGGGTTGGGCGAAGGCAGTAACCTGGAACTGCACCTGCACATCCACGGCATCGGTGAAGTCGAGCCGGACGAGGCCGTCATCGTTGTGCCCAACAGCAGCTACGTTTTTGCAAACTCGAACGGCGGACGCCCAGCCGGCTCGGACTGGGATCAGATCGGCGTCGACGCGGGTCAGAGCTTCTGGTACCTGCCGCAGTCCGGCAGCGGCCAAGGCAGCGCGTCCGCCCTCGGCGCCCCGCACCTGGGCATCGGCGGAGAGGAAATCACCCTCGGCGCGTTTGACGGCAACAGCTTCACCCTCACCCTGACCGGCGCAGCCATGCCCGAGGGCGGAAACTTCTCGCTCTGGCAGGACGGCCTTAGCCCGGTCTTCTACATGAGCACAGTGGACGGTATCAGCGCCGCCGACGCCTTTACGCTCGACCTCGACAATTCCGACCACGTCCACGCCAATTGGGGATTCACCCAGGCCGGGATTTATGAGCTGACCTTCACCGTCTCCGCCTACGTCGAAGGCATTGAGCAGAGCGATACCGCCACCTTCACCTTCAACGTCGTGCCCGAGCCCTCCACTTACGCCGCGTTGGCCGGAGCCGCCGCCCTCGGGCTCGTCCTCCTGCGCCGCCGTACCCAGCGCGAAAACCGATCCACATCGACGCGTCAGGGGTAA
- a CDS encoding response regulator transcription factor: MKTILIADDDPVMVKLLEFNLKRGGYRVEICREGLSVAAKAHDVNPDLAIFDLMLPGRSGLELIVDFKSDDALKNIPIIVVTGQGKGSTRHELLEAGASTVFTKPFSPTILINRISELLNG, encoded by the coding sequence ATGAAGACAATTCTCATCGCCGACGACGACCCCGTCATGGTCAAACTCCTCGAATTTAATCTCAAACGGGGGGGCTACCGCGTGGAAATCTGCCGCGAGGGATTGTCGGTCGCGGCCAAGGCGCACGATGTGAACCCGGACCTGGCCATTTTCGACCTGATGCTTCCGGGCCGTTCGGGACTGGAGTTGATCGTGGACTTCAAAAGTGATGACGCCCTGAAGAACATCCCCATCATCGTCGTCACTGGCCAGGGCAAGGGCAGCACCCGCCATGAATTGCTCGAAGCCGGAGCCAGTACCGTTTTTACCAAACCATTCAGCCCTACCATTCTTATTAACCGCATCAGCGAACTGCTGAACGGCTGA
- a CDS encoding class I SAM-dependent rRNA methyltransferase, whose protein sequence is MSASLKLKPGPSPRVQRGHPWVFSGEVTRLLPDEHNGREVELRDSRGRFMGMGLYNAKSQIIWRRYSRDKVAFDESFLKAALEAAIARRAPDTARRLVWSEADGLPGLVVDQFGQVLVVQALTAGMDQALPIITTCLQRLLSPADIVYRNDAPSRKLEGLETSVTTLSGNPAEAAWLMLDGIEFFIDLHSGHKTGFYLDQRAQHLRVAELAKGRRVLDGFCHQGGFALHCAKAGAESVLAVDISEECVQAARLNAGKNQLAVDFSVMNMFDWFTANRQENFDLIVLDPPSFARSKKSLDGALRGYKELNLRAMRMLPPGGILATYSCSQNVSPAQFMSVLAEAAGDARRDFVVIEETGQPADHPVLLTMPESHYLKGAILQLR, encoded by the coding sequence ATGAGCGCGTCCTTAAAACTCAAACCGGGTCCGTCCCCCCGCGTCCAGCGCGGGCACCCCTGGGTCTTCAGTGGGGAAGTCACCCGCCTGCTGCCCGACGAACACAACGGCCGGGAGGTCGAACTGCGCGACTCGCGCGGACGCTTCATGGGCATGGGCCTGTACAACGCCAAGTCGCAGATCATCTGGCGGCGCTACAGCCGCGACAAGGTCGCCTTCGACGAGTCCTTTCTCAAGGCCGCACTGGAAGCCGCCATCGCCCGACGCGCCCCCGATACGGCTCGCCGCCTGGTCTGGTCCGAGGCCGACGGCCTGCCGGGGCTGGTCGTTGACCAGTTCGGCCAGGTGCTCGTCGTGCAGGCCCTGACCGCCGGTATGGACCAGGCCCTGCCGATCATCACCACCTGCCTCCAGCGCCTGCTCTCGCCAGCTGATATTGTTTACCGCAACGACGCCCCCAGCCGCAAGCTGGAGGGGCTGGAAACCTCTGTCACCACCCTGAGCGGCAACCCCGCCGAGGCCGCCTGGCTGATGTTGGACGGGATCGAGTTCTTCATCGACCTGCACAGCGGCCATAAAACGGGCTTCTACCTCGACCAGCGCGCCCAACACCTGCGCGTGGCTGAGCTGGCCAAGGGCCGCCGCGTGCTCGACGGCTTCTGCCATCAGGGCGGCTTCGCCCTCCACTGCGCCAAGGCCGGAGCCGAGTCCGTGCTCGCCGTCGATATCTCTGAGGAGTGCGTGCAGGCCGCTCGTCTCAACGCGGGCAAGAACCAGCTCGCGGTGGATTTTTCCGTCATGAACATGTTCGACTGGTTCACCGCCAACCGGCAGGAGAACTTCGACCTGATCGTGCTCGACCCGCCCTCCTTCGCCCGGAGCAAGAAGTCGCTCGACGGTGCGCTGCGCGGCTACAAGGAGCTGAACCTGCGGGCTATGCGGATGCTCCCGCCCGGCGGCATTCTCGCCACCTACTCCTGCTCCCAGAATGTCTCCCCCGCCCAGTTCATGAGCGTGCTGGCCGAAGCCGCCGGAGACGCCCGCCGCGACTTCGTGGTGATCGAGGAAACCGGCCAACCCGCCGACCACCCGGTCCTCCTGACCATGCCCGAAAGCCACTACCTCAAGGGCGCGATCCTGCAACTGCGGTAG